In a single window of the Bradyrhizobium erythrophlei genome:
- the fabZ gene encoding 3-hydroxyacyl-ACP dehydratase FabZ: MEEAAIRFALVDINEILKTLPHRYPMLLIDRVINIRTDYSGTGIKNVTYNEPPFLGHFPERPVYPGVMMIEAMAQTAGVIGIKSVEGTERPRAVYFLTIDKCKFRKPVMPGDTVEYHMRRIGRRKTMWWFHGDAIVNGQTVAEADVGAMLTD; this comes from the coding sequence ATGGAGGAGGCAGCGATCAGATTCGCGCTTGTGGATATCAATGAGATCCTCAAGACGCTCCCGCACCGCTATCCCATGCTGCTGATTGATCGGGTGATCAATATCCGGACCGATTACTCGGGCACCGGTATCAAGAACGTCACCTACAACGAGCCGCCGTTTCTCGGACATTTTCCGGAGCGTCCGGTCTATCCCGGGGTCATGATGATCGAGGCGATGGCGCAGACCGCCGGCGTGATCGGTATCAAGTCGGTCGAAGGCACCGAGAGGCCGCGTGCGGTGTATTTTCTTACCATCGACAAGTGCAAGTTCCGCAAGCCTGTGATGCCCGGCGACACCGTCGAGTATCACATGCGCCGCATCGGCCGGCGCAAGACCATGTGGTGGTTTCACGGCGACGCTATCGTCAACGGCCAAACGGTCGCCGAGGCCGACGTTGGCGCCATGCTGACCGATTGA
- a CDS encoding LpxI family protein, producing MTSAALEISSPVGLIAAGGVMPFAVADSLIARGINPVLFALKGACDPVRVERFRHHWISVGQIGKAVKLFRAENCRDLVFIGTLVRPALSEIRLDWGTLRVLGRVWAAFRGGDDHLLSGIGRIFEQDGFRMVGIRDVAPDLLMPEGCLTRAAPDEAAAADIAKGRDVLRALSPFDIGQATVVIDGHVVGVEDIEGTDGLLARVARLRVEGRIRAGAARGALVKAPKSGQDLRFDLPTMGPRTIEGAAAAKLAGIAIVAGNTIVVEPQIMIEAADAAGLFVIGLPA from the coding sequence ATGACATCGGCGGCTTTGGAGATTTCATCACCGGTCGGCCTGATCGCGGCAGGCGGCGTCATGCCATTTGCGGTCGCGGACTCCCTGATCGCGCGCGGCATCAACCCGGTTCTTTTTGCGCTGAAAGGCGCCTGCGATCCGGTCAGGGTGGAACGCTTTCGTCATCACTGGATTTCGGTCGGCCAGATCGGCAAGGCTGTGAAGCTGTTTCGCGCAGAAAACTGCCGCGACCTGGTTTTCATCGGCACGCTGGTCCGCCCGGCGCTATCGGAGATTCGCTTGGATTGGGGCACGCTTCGCGTCCTGGGCCGGGTGTGGGCGGCTTTCCGCGGCGGCGACGATCATTTGCTGTCCGGAATCGGCCGCATTTTCGAACAGGACGGTTTTCGGATGGTCGGGATCAGGGATGTCGCCCCGGATCTGCTGATGCCCGAGGGATGTCTCACCCGTGCCGCGCCCGACGAAGCTGCCGCCGCTGACATCGCCAAAGGACGCGACGTCCTGCGCGCGCTCAGTCCGTTCGACATCGGTCAGGCGACCGTCGTGATCGACGGTCACGTGGTCGGGGTAGAGGACATCGAAGGCACCGACGGCTTGCTGGCGCGAGTGGCGCGGCTGCGCGTGGAGGGCCGCATCCGGGCCGGCGCCGCGCGCGGCGCGCTGGTGAAGGCGCCCAAGAGCGGGCAGGATCTGCGGTTCGATCTTCCAACCATGGGGCCGCGAACCATCGAGGGCGCGGCGGCGGCGAAGCTTGCCGGGATTGCGATCGTCGCCGGCAACACCATTGTGGTCGAGCCCCAAATCATGATCGAGGCGGCGGACGCAGCCGGCCTTTTCGTGATCGGTTTGCCCGCGTGA
- the gltA gene encoding citrate synthase encodes MDATSNNKTATLTVGNKTYDFPILKGTVGPDVIDIGKLYAQSGMFTYDPGFTSTGSCESKITYIDGDAGILEYRGYPIEQLAEHGDFLETCYLLLYGELPTKAQKADFDNRVIHHTMVHEQMARFFQGFRRDAHPMAVMVASVGALAAFYHDSTDINDPTQRMIASMRMIAKIPTLAAMAFKYTIGQPFVYPKNSLSFAENFLNMCFAVPCEEYKINPVLANALDKIFILHADHEQNASTSTVRIAGSSGANPFACIAAGIACLWGPAHGGANEAALAMLAGIGTVDKIPDFIKRVKDKNSEVRLMGFGHRVYKNYDPRAKIMQKMCHAVLAETGHGDDPMLKVAMELERIALSDQYFIDRKLYPNVDFYSGITLKAMGFPTSMFTVLFAVARTVGWISQWSEMIEDPQQKIGRPRQLYTGATRRDYVDIDKRK; translated from the coding sequence ATGGACGCAACATCCAACAACAAAACCGCAACGTTAACGGTCGGCAACAAGACCTACGATTTCCCGATCTTGAAGGGCACCGTCGGGCCGGATGTCATCGACATCGGCAAGCTCTACGCCCAGTCCGGAATGTTTACCTATGACCCGGGTTTCACCTCCACCGGCAGCTGCGAGTCCAAGATTACCTATATCGATGGCGACGCCGGCATCCTGGAATACCGCGGCTATCCGATCGAGCAGCTCGCCGAACACGGCGACTTCCTGGAAACCTGCTACCTTCTGCTCTACGGCGAGCTTCCGACCAAGGCACAGAAGGCCGATTTCGACAACCGCGTGATCCACCACACCATGGTTCACGAGCAGATGGCACGGTTCTTCCAGGGCTTCCGCCGCGACGCCCATCCGATGGCGGTCATGGTGGCGTCCGTCGGTGCACTGGCGGCGTTCTATCACGACTCCACCGACATCAACGATCCGACCCAGCGCATGATTGCCTCGATGCGCATGATCGCTAAGATCCCCACGCTGGCCGCGATGGCCTTTAAATACACCATCGGCCAGCCCTTTGTTTATCCGAAGAACTCGCTGAGCTTTGCCGAAAATTTCCTGAACATGTGTTTCGCGGTGCCCTGCGAGGAATACAAGATCAATCCGGTTCTCGCCAACGCGCTGGACAAGATCTTCATTCTGCACGCCGACCATGAGCAGAATGCGTCGACCTCGACGGTGCGGATCGCCGGCTCCTCCGGGGCCAACCCGTTCGCCTGCATCGCCGCCGGCATCGCCTGCCTGTGGGGACCCGCGCATGGCGGCGCCAACGAAGCGGCGCTTGCGATGCTGGCCGGCATCGGTACCGTCGACAAGATTCCCGATTTCATCAAACGGGTAAAAGACAAAAACAGCGAAGTTCGCCTGATGGGCTTCGGGCATCGCGTCTACAAGAATTACGATCCGCGCGCCAAGATCATGCAGAAGATGTGTCACGCGGTGTTGGCGGAGACGGGCCACGGCGACGATCCGATGCTGAAGGTCGCCATGGAGCTGGAGAGGATCGCGCTGAGCGATCAGTATTTCATCGATCGCAAGCTCTACCCGAACGTCGATTTCTATTCGGGCATCACCTTGAAGGCGATGGGCTTCCCGACCTCGATGTTTACGGTGCTGTTTGCGGTCGCGCGTACGGTCGGCTGGATCAGCCAGTGGAGCGAGATGATCGAGGATCCGCAGCAGAAGATCGGCCGTCCGCGTCAGCTATATACTGGCGCTACGCGCCGCGATTACGTCGACATCGACAAGCGCAAGTAG
- the lpxD gene encoding UDP-3-O-(3-hydroxymyristoyl)glucosamine N-acyltransferase: MAQPTFFKQPPSSTLADIAALTTAHLVDASRGTQQVKGLASLDEAGPMHLTFFDNLKYADQLASTKAGACLVNARFEADVPAHVAVLRAAHPFREFVKIARELHGDALRPQSWFGTAGIAPSAIIDATAHLEDGVIVDPLAVIGPNVEIGAGTVIGAGAVIGANVRIGRECDVGARSSIQFALIGNNVLIHPGCSIGQDGYGFVFFGPDGHLKVPQTGRVLIQNDVEIGAGTTIDRGSLRDTVIGEGTKIDNQVQIGHNVTIGRHCLLAAQIGLAGSLTIGDNVALGAKVGINNHLHIGDGAQVTAMSAVKDDIPANGRWGGHFAKPTKQWFREILAVERLVRDSKIDPKGEGRD; this comes from the coding sequence ATGGCGCAGCCGACATTCTTCAAACAACCGCCTTCGTCGACGCTGGCCGATATCGCCGCGTTGACGACTGCGCATTTGGTCGATGCGTCGCGGGGAACCCAACAGGTCAAGGGCCTGGCTTCGCTCGACGAAGCCGGTCCGATGCATCTGACGTTTTTCGACAACCTGAAATATGCCGACCAGCTTGCTTCGACGAAGGCGGGGGCGTGTCTGGTCAATGCGCGCTTCGAAGCCGATGTCCCCGCCCACGTGGCGGTTTTGCGTGCGGCCCATCCATTCCGCGAATTCGTGAAAATCGCGCGCGAACTGCATGGCGATGCGCTTCGACCGCAATCCTGGTTCGGTACCGCCGGCATCGCGCCATCAGCCATCATCGATGCCACGGCGCATCTGGAGGATGGGGTAATTGTCGATCCGCTTGCCGTGATCGGACCGAACGTCGAAATCGGCGCCGGGACCGTGATCGGCGCGGGTGCCGTGATCGGCGCCAATGTCAGGATTGGCAGGGAATGCGACGTCGGCGCGCGGTCCTCCATTCAGTTCGCGCTTATTGGCAACAACGTGCTGATTCATCCCGGCTGCAGCATCGGACAGGATGGCTATGGCTTCGTTTTCTTCGGGCCGGATGGCCATTTGAAGGTGCCGCAAACCGGTCGCGTCCTGATCCAGAACGACGTCGAGATCGGCGCCGGGACGACCATCGATCGCGGCAGTCTGCGCGATACCGTCATCGGCGAGGGCACGAAAATCGACAATCAGGTCCAGATCGGTCACAATGTGACGATCGGCAGGCATTGCCTGCTGGCCGCCCAGATCGGGTTAGCGGGCAGCCTGACGATTGGCGACAATGTGGCGCTGGGGGCCAAGGTGGGTATCAACAACCACCTTCATATCGGCGACGGTGCCCAGGTTACGGCGATGAGCGCCGTCAAGGATGACATTCCGGCCAATGGACGGTGGGGCGGTCACTTTGCAAAGCCGACCAAACAGTGGTTCCGGGAGATTCTTGCGGTGGAGCGTCTGGTCCGCGACAGCAAGATCGATCCCAAGGGCGAGGGGCGCGATTGA
- the gltX gene encoding glutamate--tRNA ligase translates to MTDSVVTRFAPSPTGFLHIGGARTALFNWLYARKRGGKMLLRIEDTDRERSTEPAIAAILDGLKWLGLDWDGEVVYQFTGAARHREVAEQLLAAGKAYRCYATPEELTAMREKARAEGRTRLYDGLWRDRDPSEAPAGLKPTIRLRAPQQGETVIEDQVQGRVVWLNENLDDLVLLRGDGNPTYMLAVVVDDHDMGVTHIIRGDDHLINAARQKQIYDALGWDLPNMSHIPLIHGPDGSKLSKRHGALGVDAYRAMGYLPAALRNYLVRLGWSHGDQEIFSTEEMIAAFDLSGIGRSAARFDFAKLESLNGHYIRHSDDQSLVTMFEDVLDYVPNGSDVKAKLNETTRAQLLQAMPSLKERAKTLIELIDSAYFIFADRPLEIEPKAAGLLTPENRELIGRLRLALEAVTPWTAATTEAAMRAFAEMSNLKLGTVAQPLRVALTGRTTSPGIFDVLAVLGRQECLARLGDQAPS, encoded by the coding sequence ATGACCGATTCCGTCGTCACGCGCTTTGCTCCCTCCCCGACCGGCTTTCTCCACATCGGAGGAGCCCGCACGGCGCTGTTCAACTGGCTTTACGCGCGCAAGCGCGGCGGCAAGATGCTGTTGCGCATCGAGGACACCGATCGGGAGCGATCGACCGAACCGGCGATCGCGGCCATCCTGGACGGCCTGAAATGGCTCGGGCTCGATTGGGATGGCGAGGTCGTCTACCAGTTCACCGGCGCCGCCCGCCACCGCGAGGTTGCCGAGCAGTTGCTGGCGGCTGGCAAGGCCTATCGCTGCTACGCGACGCCGGAGGAACTCACGGCGATGCGCGAGAAAGCCCGCGCTGAGGGCCGCACCCGCCTCTACGACGGCCTGTGGCGAGATCGCGACCCTTCGGAGGCTCCCGCCGGCCTGAAGCCTACGATCAGGCTGCGGGCCCCGCAGCAGGGCGAAACCGTGATCGAGGATCAGGTTCAGGGCCGTGTGGTCTGGCTGAACGAGAACCTCGACGACCTCGTCCTTTTGCGCGGCGACGGCAATCCGACCTACATGCTGGCGGTCGTGGTCGACGACCACGACATGGGCGTCACCCACATCATTCGCGGCGACGACCACCTGATCAACGCCGCCCGCCAGAAGCAGATCTACGATGCGCTCGGATGGGACCTCCCTAACATGTCCCACATCCCGCTAATCCATGGGCCGGATGGCTCAAAGCTCTCCAAGCGCCACGGCGCGCTGGGAGTGGATGCCTACCGTGCCATGGGATATTTGCCGGCGGCACTGCGCAATTACCTGGTCAGGCTCGGATGGAGCCACGGCGACCAGGAGATCTTTTCCACGGAAGAGATGATCGCCGCCTTCGACCTGTCAGGCATCGGCCGCTCGGCGGCACGATTCGATTTCGCCAAACTGGAAAGCCTCAACGGTCACTACATCCGTCACTCCGACGATCAATCTCTCGTGACCATGTTCGAAGATGTCCTGGACTACGTCCCGAACGGATCGGACGTAAAGGCCAAGCTCAACGAAACGACGCGCGCGCAATTGCTGCAGGCGATGCCAAGCCTCAAGGAGCGCGCCAAGACGCTGATCGAACTGATCGACAGCGCCTACTTCATCTTCGCCGACCGGCCGCTCGAGATCGAGCCCAAAGCCGCCGGCTTGTTGACGCCGGAAAACCGCGAACTGATCGGCCGGCTTCGCCTTGCACTGGAGGCGGTCACGCCGTGGACGGCGGCAACCACCGAAGCGGCGATGCGTGCATTCGCCGAAATGAGCAACCTCAAACTCGGGACGGTAGCCCAGCCGCTGCGGGTGGCGCTGACCGGACGCACCACGTCACCGGGAATCTTCGATGTCCTGGCGGTGCTCGGACGGCAGGAATGCCTGGCCCGGCTGGGCGATCAGGCCCCCTCATAA
- the lpxB gene encoding lipid-A-disaccharide synthase, which produces MPARTTNDVARKIFLIATEESGDRLGANLMKVLRQRLGGAVRFEGVGGQQMAREGLASLFPIEKLSIMGLAAVVKQLPKILRLIRETAEAVTAASPDILVIIDSPDFTHRVARRVRARDPSIPIVDYVSPSVWAWRPGRARAMLGYVDHVLALLPFEPEEYRRLRGPPCSYVGHPLTGQVGVLRPGVDEQKRRDEPPPVLLVLPGSRRSEIRHHMAVFGETLGRLQAEGMSFELVLPTMPHLLEAVREGIKSWPVQPRIVIGEQEKRAAFRIARAALAKSGTVTLELALAGVPMVTAYRTGAIEAWVLLRAIKVKSVILANLVVGENVIPEFLQRDCSPEKLSQALRDVLNDSPSRRRQLDAFAGIDKIMSTGSQPPGVRAADIVLAALRKSRRAS; this is translated from the coding sequence ATACCGGCGCGAACAACCAACGACGTCGCGCGCAAGATATTCCTGATCGCGACGGAGGAATCCGGCGATCGGCTCGGCGCCAACCTGATGAAGGTCTTGCGCCAGCGTCTCGGCGGCGCGGTCCGGTTTGAAGGTGTCGGCGGCCAGCAGATGGCGCGCGAAGGGCTGGCGTCGCTGTTTCCGATCGAAAAATTGTCGATCATGGGACTGGCAGCAGTCGTAAAGCAGTTGCCGAAGATCCTGCGGTTGATCCGCGAAACCGCGGAAGCGGTGACAGCGGCCTCGCCCGACATTCTCGTGATCATCGACAGCCCCGATTTTACCCATCGGGTGGCAAGACGGGTTCGGGCCCGCGATCCCTCGATACCGATCGTCGACTACGTCTCCCCCTCGGTCTGGGCGTGGCGGCCCGGCCGGGCGCGCGCCATGCTCGGCTATGTCGACCATGTACTCGCCTTGCTGCCGTTCGAACCGGAGGAGTATCGCAGGCTGCGCGGTCCGCCCTGCAGCTATGTCGGTCATCCCCTGACCGGGCAGGTCGGCGTGCTGCGGCCCGGCGTCGACGAGCAAAAGCGAAGGGACGAGCCGCCGCCAGTGCTTCTGGTGCTGCCGGGAAGCCGGCGCAGCGAAATCAGGCACCATATGGCGGTCTTCGGCGAGACGCTGGGCCGGCTGCAGGCCGAGGGCATGTCGTTCGAATTAGTCCTGCCCACCATGCCGCATTTGCTGGAAGCGGTCCGGGAGGGCATTAAAAGCTGGCCGGTGCAGCCACGAATAGTGATCGGCGAGCAGGAAAAGCGGGCGGCGTTCCGGATCGCCCGCGCCGCGCTTGCGAAGTCGGGCACCGTGACGCTCGAACTGGCACTCGCAGGCGTGCCGATGGTTACCGCCTACCGGACCGGAGCCATCGAGGCGTGGGTCCTGTTGCGCGCGATCAAGGTGAAGTCGGTCATCCTGGCTAATCTGGTGGTCGGTGAAAACGTCATTCCGGAATTCCTGCAGCGAGATTGCTCGCCGGAGAAACTATCGCAAGCGCTGCGCGACGTGCTCAACGATTCTCCCTCACGGCGCCGGCAGCTCGATGCTTTTGCCGGGATCGACAAGATCATGTCGACAGGCAGCCAGCCACCCGGCGTGCGGGCGGCCGATATCGTGCTGGCGGCGTTGCGAAAGTCGCGGCGAGCGAGTTGA
- the lpxA gene encoding acyl-ACP--UDP-N-acetylglucosamine O-acyltransferase: MSTIDPTARIEDGAVIGEGTFIGPYCIIGPHVVIGANCRLIAHVHITAQTTIGAGCTIYPFVSLGTPPQSLSYRGELTRLEIGQGCTIRESVTMNAGTVAGGGVTRVGDRGYFMNCSHVGHDCQVGNDVIFATSATLGGHCEIGDFVFIGGLSAVHQFTRIGPQVMVGGVCGVRSDVIPFGIVNGQYASLAGLNIIGMKRRRFTRERLAAVRSFYQKLFHGPGIFAERLSMVQPLAAEDAAIAEILTFIGDGKHRSLCLPADDGDRS; encoded by the coding sequence ATGAGCACGATCGATCCCACCGCGCGGATTGAAGACGGCGCTGTGATCGGTGAGGGCACCTTCATTGGCCCCTACTGCATCATCGGTCCCCATGTCGTGATCGGTGCGAACTGCAGGCTGATCGCCCACGTCCACATCACGGCGCAGACCACGATCGGCGCCGGCTGCACCATCTATCCCTTCGTTTCGCTCGGCACGCCGCCACAATCCCTGAGCTATCGCGGCGAACTCACTCGGCTCGAGATCGGGCAGGGCTGCACTATCCGAGAATCGGTGACGATGAATGCCGGCACCGTGGCCGGCGGCGGCGTTACCCGCGTCGGCGATCGCGGCTACTTCATGAACTGCAGCCACGTCGGCCATGATTGCCAGGTCGGCAACGATGTGATCTTCGCGACCTCGGCGACGCTGGGCGGCCATTGTGAGATCGGCGATTTTGTCTTTATCGGCGGACTGTCCGCTGTGCACCAGTTCACGCGAATCGGGCCGCAGGTGATGGTCGGCGGCGTCTGTGGCGTGCGCAGCGACGTGATTCCATTCGGCATCGTCAACGGCCAGTATGCCAGCCTCGCGGGCCTCAACATCATCGGCATGAAGCGCCGCAGGTTCACGCGCGAACGGCTCGCCGCGGTGCGGTCATTCTATCAAAAACTGTTTCACGGCCCCGGCATTTTTGCCGAACGGCTGAGCATGGTGCAGCCCCTGGCAGCGGAGGATGCCGCAATCGCGGAAATCCTGACCTTTATCGGCGACGGCAAACATCGCTCGCTGTGCCTTCCGGCTGATGACGGCGACCGGTCATGA